One window of the Salvia splendens isolate huo1 chromosome 1, SspV2, whole genome shotgun sequence genome contains the following:
- the LOC121748452 gene encoding protein REVEILLE 8-like isoform X3: MNSNPPPSQLSDASAKKVRKPYTITKSRESWTEEEHDKFLEALHLFDRDWKKIEDFVASKTVIQIRSHAQKYFLKVQKNGTVAHVPPPRPKRKASHPYPQKAPKNVLVPLQASMACQSSSVNSIAHGYPTWEEASVLVNNEVPGSMPSENEYNYLGVEADIGSKGVTTISNCSMNAFGSSPRATPSSELPNQGKQGSIHGIPDFSEVYGFIGSVFDPDSKDHVQKLKEMDPINFETVLLLMRNLTLNLSNPEFEPIFIRAGYTYC, from the exons ATGAATTCCAATCCGCCGCCCTCCCAGCTCTCCGATGCCTCCGCCAAGAAGGTCCGGAAGCCCTACACCATTACCAAGTCCAGGGAAAGCTGGACGGAAGAAGAGCACGACAAGTTCCTTGAAGCTCTCCATCT ATTCGACCGTGattggaagaaaattgaagATTTTGTTGCCTCAAAGACAGTAATTCAG ATTCGGAGTCATGCACAGAAGTACTTTCTAAAGGTTCAGAAGAATGGAACAGTGGCTCATGTTCCTCCACCTCGGCCTAAGAGGAAAGCTTCTCATCCATATCCACAGAAGGCACCCAAAAATG TTTTGGTGCCCCTGCAAGCATCAATGGCTTGTCAGTCTTCTTCTGTGAATTCTATAGCACACGGATATCCGACATGGGAGGAGGCTTCGGTGCTTGTGAACAATGAAGTGCCTGGAAGCATGCCATCTGAAAATGAATACAATTATCTTGGAGTTGAAG CTGATATTGGATCAAAGGGGGTTACAACTATTAGTAACTGCAGCATGAATGCCTTTGGAAGTTCCCCGAGAGCAACACCAAGTTCTGAGTTGCCAAATCAGGGAAAGCAAGGCTCTATTCATG GTATTCCAGATTTTTCTGAAGTCTATGGCTTCATCGGTAGTGTCTTTGATCCAGATAGCAAAGATCATGTACAAAAACTCAAGGAGATGGATCCGATAAATTTTGAAACT GTCTTGTTATTGATGAGAAACCTGACCTTAAATTTGTCCAATCCTGAGTTCGAACCAATT TTCATTAGGGCAGGCTATACATATTGTTAA
- the LOC121748452 gene encoding protein REVEILLE 8-like isoform X1 translates to MNSNPPPSQLSDASAKKVRKPYTITKSRESWTEEEHDKFLEALHLFDRDWKKIEDFVASKTVIQIRSHAQKYFLKVQKNGTVAHVPPPRPKRKASHPYPQKAPKNVLVPLQASMACQSSSVNSIAHGYPTWEEASVLVNNEVPGSMPSENEYNYLGVEADIGSKGVTTISNCSMNAFGSSPRATPSSELPNQGKQGSIHGIPDFSEVYGFIGSVFDPDSKDHVQKLKEMDPINFETVLLLMRNLTLNLSNPEFEPIVSVLPHLVSPTFYVEFSILPSRSAVLSV, encoded by the exons ATGAATTCCAATCCGCCGCCCTCCCAGCTCTCCGATGCCTCCGCCAAGAAGGTCCGGAAGCCCTACACCATTACCAAGTCCAGGGAAAGCTGGACGGAAGAAGAGCACGACAAGTTCCTTGAAGCTCTCCATCT ATTCGACCGTGattggaagaaaattgaagATTTTGTTGCCTCAAAGACAGTAATTCAG ATTCGGAGTCATGCACAGAAGTACTTTCTAAAGGTTCAGAAGAATGGAACAGTGGCTCATGTTCCTCCACCTCGGCCTAAGAGGAAAGCTTCTCATCCATATCCACAGAAGGCACCCAAAAATG TTTTGGTGCCCCTGCAAGCATCAATGGCTTGTCAGTCTTCTTCTGTGAATTCTATAGCACACGGATATCCGACATGGGAGGAGGCTTCGGTGCTTGTGAACAATGAAGTGCCTGGAAGCATGCCATCTGAAAATGAATACAATTATCTTGGAGTTGAAG CTGATATTGGATCAAAGGGGGTTACAACTATTAGTAACTGCAGCATGAATGCCTTTGGAAGTTCCCCGAGAGCAACACCAAGTTCTGAGTTGCCAAATCAGGGAAAGCAAGGCTCTATTCATG GTATTCCAGATTTTTCTGAAGTCTATGGCTTCATCGGTAGTGTCTTTGATCCAGATAGCAAAGATCATGTACAAAAACTCAAGGAGATGGATCCGATAAATTTTGAAACT GTCTTGTTATTGATGAGAAACCTGACCTTAAATTTGTCCAATCCTGAGTTCGAACCAATTGTAAGTGTGCTGCCTCATCTGGTTTCCCCAACATTTTATGTAGAATTTTCTATTTTGCCTTCAAGAAGTGCTGTGCTTTCTGTTTGA
- the LOC121748452 gene encoding protein REVEILLE 8-like isoform X2: protein MNSNPPPSQLSDASAKKVRKPYTITKSRESWTEEEHDKFLEALHLFDRDWKKIEDFVASKTVIQIRSHAQKYFLKVQKNGTVAHVPPPRPKRKASHPYPQKAPKNVLVPLQASMACQSSSVNSIAHGYPTWEEASVLVNNEVPGSMPSENEYNYLGVEADIGSKGVTTISNCSMNAFGSSPRATPSSELPNQGKQGSIHGIPDFSEVYGFIGSVFDPDSKDHVQKLKEMDPINFETVLLLMRNLTLNLSNPEFEPIKEVLSSYDVHVKEVQVSPGTVISAE from the exons ATGAATTCCAATCCGCCGCCCTCCCAGCTCTCCGATGCCTCCGCCAAGAAGGTCCGGAAGCCCTACACCATTACCAAGTCCAGGGAAAGCTGGACGGAAGAAGAGCACGACAAGTTCCTTGAAGCTCTCCATCT ATTCGACCGTGattggaagaaaattgaagATTTTGTTGCCTCAAAGACAGTAATTCAG ATTCGGAGTCATGCACAGAAGTACTTTCTAAAGGTTCAGAAGAATGGAACAGTGGCTCATGTTCCTCCACCTCGGCCTAAGAGGAAAGCTTCTCATCCATATCCACAGAAGGCACCCAAAAATG TTTTGGTGCCCCTGCAAGCATCAATGGCTTGTCAGTCTTCTTCTGTGAATTCTATAGCACACGGATATCCGACATGGGAGGAGGCTTCGGTGCTTGTGAACAATGAAGTGCCTGGAAGCATGCCATCTGAAAATGAATACAATTATCTTGGAGTTGAAG CTGATATTGGATCAAAGGGGGTTACAACTATTAGTAACTGCAGCATGAATGCCTTTGGAAGTTCCCCGAGAGCAACACCAAGTTCTGAGTTGCCAAATCAGGGAAAGCAAGGCTCTATTCATG GTATTCCAGATTTTTCTGAAGTCTATGGCTTCATCGGTAGTGTCTTTGATCCAGATAGCAAAGATCATGTACAAAAACTCAAGGAGATGGATCCGATAAATTTTGAAACT GTCTTGTTATTGATGAGAAACCTGACCTTAAATTTGTCCAATCCTGAGTTCGAACCAATT
- the LOC121748471 gene encoding zinc finger CCCH domain-containing protein 11-like → MPPKQSKAEVVKKQKAVEDKTFGLKNKNKSKTVQKYVQSLKQSGQPKPDPSKLQAQKKKEEEKAKEKELAELFKVAVKQPKVPVGVDPKSVLCEHFKLGQCAKGFKCKFSHDLNVQRKGEKIDIYSDTREEEQGTMEDWDQETLEKVVASKSNEYNNKNKPTDIVCKYFLEAVEKKQYGWFWVCPNGSKECHYRHALPPGYVLKSQMKALLEEEAQKITIEEEIENQRAKVSTCTPMTTDLFMQWKMKKVEEREAGLAAQRAERAKNDRMSGRELFLLDASLFVDDAEAYDKYQREEEPDVEQKADNGPAMDGPSSSSSTARNEEDITNPVGDNEEDDDDDLDMDELEELEASLSRTTLQIKEPGDST, encoded by the exons ATGCCTCCCAAGCAATCGAAAGCCGAAGTAGTGAAGAAGCAGAAGGCGGTCGAGGACAAAACTTTCGGATTGAAGAACAAAAACAAATCTAAGACTGTACAGAAGTACGTACAGTCTCTCAAGCAGTCCGGACagcccaaacccgacccaagcAAACTCCAAGCGCAG aagaagaaagaggaggAGAAAGCTAAGGAGAAGGAGCTTGCTGAGTTGTTCAAAGTTGCTGTGAAACAGCCTAAAGTCCCTGTTG GCGTCGATCCAAAGTCTGTACTGTGCGAGCATTTCAAGTTGGGGCAATGTGCAAAAGGGTTCAAGTGCAAATTCTCCCATGACTTGAATGTGCAGAGGAAAGGAGAGAAGATTGATATCTATAGCGATACACGGGAGGAAG AACAAGGAACCATGGAGGACTGGGATCAAGAAACATTGGAGAAGGTTGTCGCGTCCAAGAGCAATGAATACAACAACAAGAATAAGCCTACTGATATC GTATGTAAATACTTTTTGGAGGCAGTGGAGAAGAAACAATATGGTTGGTTTTGGGTTTGCCCAAATGGCAGTAAAGAATGCCATTACCGGCATGCACTTCCACCTGGATATGTTTTAAAATCTCAAATGAAGGCCCTGTTGGAGGAGGAAGCTCAGAAGATAACTATTGAGGAAGAGATAGAAAACCAG CGTGCAAAAGTATCTACCTGTACTCCTATGACTACGGACTTGTTCATGCAATGGAAGATGAAAAAGGTGGAAGAGAGAGAAGCTGGATTGGCTGCACAAAGGGCAGAGAGGGCCAAGAATGACCGTATGAG TGGTCGAGAGTTGTTCCTCTTAGATGCAAGCTTGTTTGTCGATGATGCTGAGGCCTATGACAAGTACCAGAGAGAAGAGGAACCCGACGTCGAGCAGAAG GCTGATAATGGTCCTGCCATGGACGGGCCAAGTTCGTCCTCGTCAACTGCACGAAATGAAGAAGATATCACTAATCCTGTTGGTGATAACGAGGAGGATGATGACGATGATCTTGACATGGATGAGCTGGAAGAACTGGAAGCTAGCCTTTCGAGAACAACATTGCAAATCAAAGAACCAGGGGACAGCACATGA
- the LOC121748478 gene encoding pentatricopeptide repeat-containing protein At5g02830, chloroplastic-like isoform X2: protein MRDALSILASATVLPPSATPSGNYRRRHRHSTTSTTTKPRPNHNPKQKPQFPASSPLLSSSRWANRQSLAYYTKLASKLAEDGKFDDFLMIAESVVASGVNISEFLTLLKSEHLAHGVVRLLRDGKLDRIFVTLFNGIQKLGVEPAGLFDEVAIESLKAECRGLLKCGELERLVSLIEMFAGFQFIIKELVEPSEFIKLCITKRDPTAAIRYAQNFPHAEVLFCSIILEFGKKRDLDSALKAFEASKQILSSPNMHAYRTIIDVCGLCGDYLKSRAIYEGLLAENITPNIYVFNSLMNVNSHDLSYTLGIYKKMETLGMMSDITSHNILLKSCCLAAKVELAQDTYKQIRELESKGVLKLDDFTYSTIIKVFADAKMWKQALEIKEDMLLSGIVPNTITWSSLISACANAGLLEKAIILFDEMLQAGAQPNTQCFNTLLHACVEVCQFDRAFRLFQCWKERGSQQTISGDMINHAYTEAVDQMTEMGVPLRLCSHLTMRVPFRPTTSTYNIMMKACGTDYYRAKDLMEEMKTFNLTPNHISWSILIDVCGGSGNVLGALQILTSMRESGVQPDVIAYTTAIKICVKQKKPKLAFKLFKEMKKYQIKPNMVTYNTILRDRNVDGSLRGLQHCLAIYQQMRKAGYKPNDHHLKQLIEDWCEGVLQTERRSEGQYASHITDFGHQSLLLEKVTEYLQDSNAESLFIDLRGLTKVEARIVVLAVIRKIKEKCAAGKSIKDDLSIILEQQRHGDRNSREDSGVGEAVIRLLKHDLALEVIEASSRARSDRDNKGSPTSPGLNFEVDEKSSLAETSEYPTRRPIILRRLKATKKSLHQWLRRKTVSSKR, encoded by the exons ATGAGGGACGCACTATCGATCCTCGCCTCCGCCACCGTCCTCCCTCCCTCAGCCACCCCTTCTGGTAACTACCGCCGCCGTCACCGCCACTCCACCACCTCTACCACTACCAAACCCAGACCAAATCATAACCCCAAGCAAAAGCCCCAATTTCCCGCTTCCTCTCCCCTTCTCTCCTCTTCGCGCTGGGCTAATCGCCAGAGCCTGGCTTACTACACCAAGCTAGCATCCAAGCTCGCTGAGGACGGAAAGTTCGATGATTTTCTCATGATAGCAGAGAGCGTGGTCGCATCGGGGGTAAACATATCGGAATTTCTAACATTGCTGAAATCGGAACATTTAGCCCATGGCGTTGTCAGACTTCTTCGTGACGGAAAGCTCGATAGAATTTTTGTTACGCTGTTCAACGGCATTCAGAAGCTCGGCGTCGAGCCGGCGGGGCTGTTTGATGAAGTTGCCATTGAGTCGTTGAAGGCAGAGTGCCGGGGATTACTGAAATGCGGTGAGCTGGAGCGGCTCGTGAGCTTGATAGAAATGTTTGCTG GATTTCAATTTATAATCAAAGAACTGGTGGAGCCATCTGAGTTCATAAAACTTTGCATCACCAAGAGGGATCCTACAGCAGCCATCAG GTATGCACAGAATTTCCCTCATGCTGAAGTGCTATTTTGTTCAATAATTCTTGAATTTGGGAAGAAACGGGACTTGGATTCTGCACTGAAAGCCTTCGAAGCATCAAAGCAAATTTTAAGTTCTCCTAATATGCACGCATACCGCACAATAATAGATGTATGTGGTCTTTGTGGTGACTACTTGAAGTCAAGGGCCATTTATGAG GGATTACTTGCTGAAAATATCACCCCAAACATATATGTATTCAACAGTCTTATGAATGTGAATTCCCATGATCTAAGCTACACGCTGGGTATCTACAAGAAAATGGAA ACACTTGGTATGATGTCTGATATTACATCACATAACATACTTCTCAAATCATGTTGTCTTGCTGCAAAAGTTGAGCTTGCCCAAGATACATATAAGCAGATACGGGAGCTGGAGTCAAAAGGTGTATTGAAATTGGACGACTTCACATATAGCACGATCATTAAG GTCTTTGCAGATGCCAAAATGTGGAAACAGGCACTTGAAATCAAAGAAGATATGCTGTTATCTGGTATCGTTCCCAACACAATTACTTGGTCATCATTGATCAGTGCATGTGCGAATGCAGGTCTCTTAGAGAAAGCAATTATACTATTTGATGAAATGCTTCAAGCTGGTGCTCAACCCAATACCCAGTGTTTCAATACCCTTCTTCATGCCTGTGTTGAGGTTTGCCAATTTGATCGGGCTTTTCGGCTGTTCCAATGCTGGAAAGAGAGGGGTTCTCAACAAACTATCAGTGGTGATATGATTAACCATGCATACACTGAAGCAGTGGACCAAATGACTGAAATGGGAGTTCCTCTTAGGTTGTGCTCACACTTAACCATGAGAGTTCCATTTAGACCCACCACTTCGACTTATAATATTATGATGAAAGCCTGTGGTACTGATTATTACCGTGCCAAAGATTTGATGGAGGAAATGAAAACTTTCAACCTTACTCCTAATCATATTAGCTGGTCAATATTAATAGATGTTTGTGGAGGCTCAGGAAATGTACTGGGTGCTTTACAA ATCTTGACATCCATGCGTGAAAGTGGGGTTCAACCTGATGTTATTGCCTATACAACAGCTATTAAG ATCTGTGTAAAACAGAAGAAGCCAAAGCTTGCATTTAAGTTGTTTAAAGAGATgaagaaatatcaaataaaaccaAATATG gTGACCTACAACACTATTCTTAGAGACCGCAATGTGGATGGTTCACTGCGGGGACTACAACATTGTCTTGCAATATATCAGCAAATGAGAAAAGCAGG GTACAAACCTAATGATCATCATCTGAAGCAACTCATCGAAGACTGGTGCGAAGGTGTGTTGCAAACCGAACGTCGGAGTGAAGGCCAATATGCTTCTCATATAACAGATTTTGGGCATCAAAGCCTGCTGCTGGAGAAAGTTACAGAATACCTGCAAGATAGTAATGCTGAAAGTCTCTTCATTGACCTCCGAGGTCTTACCAAG GTGGAAGCTCGAATTGTTGTTCTTGCAGTTATTCGGAAGATCAAAGAGAAGTGTGCTGCAG GAAAATCAATAAAAGATGATTTGTCGATCATACTAGAGCAACAGAGACACGGTGACCGTAACAGCAGAGAAGATAGTGGAGTTGGGGAAGCTGTGATTCGATTATTGAAACATGACTTGGCGCTTGAGGTTATTGAAGCGAGTTCAAGAGCTAGGAGTGACAGAGATAACAAGGGAAGTCCTACAAGTCCGGGTTTAAATTTTGAAGTAGACGAAAAGAGTAGCTTGGCAGAAACATCAGAATATCCAACACGAAGACCTATAATTCTTCGAAGGCTAAAGGCGACCAAGAAATCTCTGCATCAATGGCTGCGTAGGAAGACTGTGTCTTCAAAACGGTGA
- the LOC121748478 gene encoding pentatricopeptide repeat-containing protein At5g02830, chloroplastic-like isoform X1, which produces MRDALSILASATVLPPSATPSGNYRRRHRHSTTSTTTKPRPNHNPKQKPQFPASSPLLSSSRWANRQSLAYYTKLASKLAEDGKFDDFLMIAESVVASGVNISEFLTLLKSEHLAHGVVRLLRDGKLDRIFVTLFNGIQKLGVEPAGLFDEVAIESLKAECRGLLKCGELERLVSLIEMFAGFQFIIKELVEPSEFIKLCITKRDPTAAIRYAQNFPHAEVLFCSIILEFGKKRDLDSALKAFEASKQILSSPNMHAYRTIIDVCGLCGDYLKSRAIYEGLLAENITPNIYVFNSLMNVNSHDLSYTLGIYKKMETLGMMSDITSHNILLKSCCLAAKVELAQDTYKQIRELESKGVLKLDDFTYSTIIKVFADAKMWKQALEIKEDMLLSGIVPNTITWSSLISACANAGLLEKAIILFDEMLQAGAQPNTQCFNTLLHACVEVCQFDRAFRLFQCWKERGSQQTISGDMINHAYTEAVDQMTEMGVPLRLCSHLTMRVPFRPTTSTYNIMMKACGTDYYRAKDLMEEMKTFNLTPNHISWSILIDVCGGSGNVLGALQILTSMRESGVQPDVIAYTTAIKFLTFRLQICVKQKKPKLAFKLFKEMKKYQIKPNMVTYNTILRDRNVDGSLRGLQHCLAIYQQMRKAGYKPNDHHLKQLIEDWCEGVLQTERRSEGQYASHITDFGHQSLLLEKVTEYLQDSNAESLFIDLRGLTKVEARIVVLAVIRKIKEKCAAGKSIKDDLSIILEQQRHGDRNSREDSGVGEAVIRLLKHDLALEVIEASSRARSDRDNKGSPTSPGLNFEVDEKSSLAETSEYPTRRPIILRRLKATKKSLHQWLRRKTVSSKR; this is translated from the exons ATGAGGGACGCACTATCGATCCTCGCCTCCGCCACCGTCCTCCCTCCCTCAGCCACCCCTTCTGGTAACTACCGCCGCCGTCACCGCCACTCCACCACCTCTACCACTACCAAACCCAGACCAAATCATAACCCCAAGCAAAAGCCCCAATTTCCCGCTTCCTCTCCCCTTCTCTCCTCTTCGCGCTGGGCTAATCGCCAGAGCCTGGCTTACTACACCAAGCTAGCATCCAAGCTCGCTGAGGACGGAAAGTTCGATGATTTTCTCATGATAGCAGAGAGCGTGGTCGCATCGGGGGTAAACATATCGGAATTTCTAACATTGCTGAAATCGGAACATTTAGCCCATGGCGTTGTCAGACTTCTTCGTGACGGAAAGCTCGATAGAATTTTTGTTACGCTGTTCAACGGCATTCAGAAGCTCGGCGTCGAGCCGGCGGGGCTGTTTGATGAAGTTGCCATTGAGTCGTTGAAGGCAGAGTGCCGGGGATTACTGAAATGCGGTGAGCTGGAGCGGCTCGTGAGCTTGATAGAAATGTTTGCTG GATTTCAATTTATAATCAAAGAACTGGTGGAGCCATCTGAGTTCATAAAACTTTGCATCACCAAGAGGGATCCTACAGCAGCCATCAG GTATGCACAGAATTTCCCTCATGCTGAAGTGCTATTTTGTTCAATAATTCTTGAATTTGGGAAGAAACGGGACTTGGATTCTGCACTGAAAGCCTTCGAAGCATCAAAGCAAATTTTAAGTTCTCCTAATATGCACGCATACCGCACAATAATAGATGTATGTGGTCTTTGTGGTGACTACTTGAAGTCAAGGGCCATTTATGAG GGATTACTTGCTGAAAATATCACCCCAAACATATATGTATTCAACAGTCTTATGAATGTGAATTCCCATGATCTAAGCTACACGCTGGGTATCTACAAGAAAATGGAA ACACTTGGTATGATGTCTGATATTACATCACATAACATACTTCTCAAATCATGTTGTCTTGCTGCAAAAGTTGAGCTTGCCCAAGATACATATAAGCAGATACGGGAGCTGGAGTCAAAAGGTGTATTGAAATTGGACGACTTCACATATAGCACGATCATTAAG GTCTTTGCAGATGCCAAAATGTGGAAACAGGCACTTGAAATCAAAGAAGATATGCTGTTATCTGGTATCGTTCCCAACACAATTACTTGGTCATCATTGATCAGTGCATGTGCGAATGCAGGTCTCTTAGAGAAAGCAATTATACTATTTGATGAAATGCTTCAAGCTGGTGCTCAACCCAATACCCAGTGTTTCAATACCCTTCTTCATGCCTGTGTTGAGGTTTGCCAATTTGATCGGGCTTTTCGGCTGTTCCAATGCTGGAAAGAGAGGGGTTCTCAACAAACTATCAGTGGTGATATGATTAACCATGCATACACTGAAGCAGTGGACCAAATGACTGAAATGGGAGTTCCTCTTAGGTTGTGCTCACACTTAACCATGAGAGTTCCATTTAGACCCACCACTTCGACTTATAATATTATGATGAAAGCCTGTGGTACTGATTATTACCGTGCCAAAGATTTGATGGAGGAAATGAAAACTTTCAACCTTACTCCTAATCATATTAGCTGGTCAATATTAATAGATGTTTGTGGAGGCTCAGGAAATGTACTGGGTGCTTTACAA ATCTTGACATCCATGCGTGAAAGTGGGGTTCAACCTGATGTTATTGCCTATACAACAGCTATTAAG TTTTTAACTTTTCGACTGCAGATCTGTGTAAAACAGAAGAAGCCAAAGCTTGCATTTAAGTTGTTTAAAGAGATgaagaaatatcaaataaaaccaAATATG gTGACCTACAACACTATTCTTAGAGACCGCAATGTGGATGGTTCACTGCGGGGACTACAACATTGTCTTGCAATATATCAGCAAATGAGAAAAGCAGG GTACAAACCTAATGATCATCATCTGAAGCAACTCATCGAAGACTGGTGCGAAGGTGTGTTGCAAACCGAACGTCGGAGTGAAGGCCAATATGCTTCTCATATAACAGATTTTGGGCATCAAAGCCTGCTGCTGGAGAAAGTTACAGAATACCTGCAAGATAGTAATGCTGAAAGTCTCTTCATTGACCTCCGAGGTCTTACCAAG GTGGAAGCTCGAATTGTTGTTCTTGCAGTTATTCGGAAGATCAAAGAGAAGTGTGCTGCAG GAAAATCAATAAAAGATGATTTGTCGATCATACTAGAGCAACAGAGACACGGTGACCGTAACAGCAGAGAAGATAGTGGAGTTGGGGAAGCTGTGATTCGATTATTGAAACATGACTTGGCGCTTGAGGTTATTGAAGCGAGTTCAAGAGCTAGGAGTGACAGAGATAACAAGGGAAGTCCTACAAGTCCGGGTTTAAATTTTGAAGTAGACGAAAAGAGTAGCTTGGCAGAAACATCAGAATATCCAACACGAAGACCTATAATTCTTCGAAGGCTAAAGGCGACCAAGAAATCTCTGCATCAATGGCTGCGTAGGAAGACTGTGTCTTCAAAACGGTGA